In the genome of Hymenobacter cellulosivorans, one region contains:
- a CDS encoding 2,3,4,5-tetrahydropyridine-2,6-dicarboxylate N-succinyltransferase, with the protein MTNLQATIEAAWADRSLLQQTATTDAIHAVIEELDKGRLRVAEPTADGQWQVNDWVKKAVILYFPIQQMETIELKPFEYRDKMRLKTDYASQGVRVVPPATARYGAFLASGVILMPSYVNIGAWVGEGTMVDTWATVGSCAQIGAGVHLSGGVGIGGVLEPVQAAPVIIEDGAFIGSRSILVEGCHVGKEAVIGAGVTITGSTKIIDVTGAEPVEYKGFVPARSVVIPGSITKKFPAGEYQVPCALIIGQRKPSTDLKTSLNDALRDFGVSV; encoded by the coding sequence ATGACCAACCTGCAAGCTACCATAGAAGCTGCCTGGGCCGACCGCAGCCTCCTGCAGCAAACTGCCACCACCGACGCCATTCACGCCGTAATCGAAGAGCTCGACAAGGGCCGCCTGCGCGTAGCCGAGCCCACCGCCGACGGGCAGTGGCAGGTGAATGACTGGGTAAAAAAGGCCGTTATCCTGTATTTCCCCATTCAGCAGATGGAAACCATCGAGCTGAAGCCCTTTGAGTACCGGGACAAAATGCGCCTCAAGACCGACTACGCCAGCCAGGGTGTGCGCGTAGTGCCCCCGGCTACGGCCCGCTACGGCGCGTTCTTGGCCTCGGGCGTTATCCTGATGCCCAGCTACGTCAACATCGGTGCCTGGGTAGGTGAGGGTACCATGGTCGATACCTGGGCCACGGTAGGTTCCTGCGCCCAGATTGGGGCCGGCGTACACCTGAGCGGCGGCGTGGGTATCGGCGGGGTGCTGGAGCCCGTGCAGGCCGCTCCGGTTATCATCGAGGACGGCGCCTTCATCGGCTCACGCAGCATTCTGGTGGAAGGCTGCCACGTGGGCAAGGAAGCCGTAATCGGGGCTGGCGTGACCATCACCGGCAGCACCAAGATTATCGACGTGACAGGCGCTGAGCCCGTGGAGTACAAAGGCTTCGTGCCGGCCCGCTCGGTGGTAATTCCGGGCTCCATTACCAAGAAATTCCCCGCCGGCGAGTACCAGGTGCCCTGCGCCCTGATTATCGGCCAGCGCAAGCCCAGCACGGACTTGAAAACCTCATTGAACGACGCCCTGCGCGACTTCGGCGTCTCGGTTTAA
- a CDS encoding isoaspartyl peptidase/L-asparaginase family protein, which translates to MPDSPTKRKYVLVIHGGAVNTDPSTIPPEKEEKLKQGLKKALMAGSEILARGGAALDAVEAAVKSLEDNELFNAGRGGMFNINGEVETESSIMDGSTLRGGAVSGLKLVKNPVSLARLVMEKCKHSFLTGEGAQEYALSQGLPLQDPTYFKTDAQREEWMEIIQEAEVEHANKHDTVGAVALDQNGNLAMATSTGGIEGKLRGRVGDSCIFGGGGYANNEVCAVSTTGDGEIIMLAGVAHEVYALRKYKKMSIDKAAREAVEMYADKLAGDRGIIAVDPDGNFTIESNTNVMRCAYQTDAEEPFVAVWKEEVDKQLK; encoded by the coding sequence ATGCCTGACTCTCCCACCAAACGCAAATACGTACTCGTTATTCACGGCGGCGCCGTCAACACCGACCCTTCAACCATTCCCCCGGAAAAAGAAGAGAAGCTGAAACAGGGCCTGAAAAAGGCGCTGATGGCCGGCTCCGAAATCCTGGCCCGCGGCGGGGCCGCCCTCGACGCGGTGGAAGCGGCCGTGAAAAGCCTGGAAGACAACGAGCTGTTCAACGCCGGCCGCGGGGGCATGTTCAACATCAACGGGGAAGTCGAAACCGAATCTTCCATTATGGATGGCAGCACGCTGCGCGGTGGAGCCGTAAGCGGCCTCAAGCTGGTGAAGAACCCCGTGAGCCTGGCCCGCCTGGTGATGGAGAAGTGCAAGCATTCCTTCCTCACGGGTGAGGGCGCCCAGGAATACGCCCTGTCCCAGGGCCTACCCCTGCAAGACCCCACCTACTTCAAAACCGACGCCCAGCGCGAGGAGTGGATGGAGATAATCCAGGAGGCCGAGGTAGAGCACGCCAACAAGCACGACACCGTGGGGGCCGTGGCCCTCGACCAGAACGGCAACCTAGCCATGGCTACCTCTACCGGCGGCATCGAGGGCAAGCTGCGCGGCCGCGTCGGCGACAGCTGCATCTTCGGCGGCGGCGGCTACGCCAACAACGAAGTCTGCGCCGTCTCGACCACCGGTGATGGGGAAATCATCATGCTGGCTGGCGTGGCCCACGAGGTGTATGCCCTGCGCAAGTACAAGAAGATGTCTATCGACAAAGCCGCCCGCGAAGCCGTGGAAATGTACGCCGACAAGCTCGCCGGCGACCGGGGCATCATTGCCGTCGACCCCGATGGCAACTTCACCATCGAGTCGAACACGAACGTGATGCGCTGCGCCTACCAAACCGACGCGGAAGAGCCGTTCGTGGCGGTCTGGAAAGAAGAAGTAGACAAGCAACTGAAGTAG
- the msrA gene encoding peptide-methionine (S)-S-oxide reductase MsrA — translation MEQATFGGGCFWCTEAVFQNLNGVQKVVSGYTGGRIANPTYKEVCSGLTGHNEVIQVTYDPQVISYEELLEVFWKTHDPTTLNRQGNDVGTQYRSGIYFQNAEQQRLAEQYKQKLTEANAFDQPITTEIVPLKEFYPAEDYHQNYYNLNGNQPYCQFVVKSKVDKVKAVFGDKLKKSVA, via the coding sequence ATGGAACAGGCCACATTTGGCGGCGGGTGCTTCTGGTGCACCGAAGCCGTTTTTCAGAACTTGAACGGGGTACAGAAAGTGGTATCGGGCTATACCGGCGGGCGCATTGCCAACCCTACCTACAAGGAAGTGTGCAGCGGCCTGACCGGGCACAACGAAGTCATCCAGGTGACTTACGACCCGCAGGTTATCAGCTACGAGGAGCTGCTGGAGGTGTTCTGGAAAACCCACGACCCGACAACCCTCAACCGCCAGGGCAATGACGTGGGCACGCAGTACCGCTCGGGAATTTATTTTCAGAACGCGGAGCAGCAGCGCCTGGCTGAGCAGTACAAGCAAAAGCTGACCGAGGCCAACGCCTTCGACCAGCCGATTACCACCGAAATTGTGCCGCTCAAGGAGTTCTATCCCGCTGAGGACTACCACCAAAACTACTACAACCTGAACGGTAATCAGCCCTACTGCCAGTTCGTGGTCAAGAGTAAGGTCGACAAGGTGAAAGCCGTGTTTGGCGACAAGCTCAAGAAGTCGGTAGCGTAG
- a CDS encoding 3-hydroxyacyl-CoA dehydrogenase family protein, whose translation MMNVAVIGSGTMGNGIAHVFAQHGFSVALIDISQPALDKALTTIGKNLDRQVAKGGLSEDDKTATLGRITTFTSVAEGVQNVELVVEAATENVELKLQIFRDLDQHAPAGAILASNTSSISITKIAAVTKRADKVIGMHFMNPVPVMKLVEVIRGYATSDEVTSRIMEISRQLGKTPTEVNDYPGFVANRILMPMINEAIITLFEGVAGVEEIDTVMKLGMAHPMGPLQLADFIGLDVCLAILRVLHEGLGNPKYAPCPLLVNMVMAGRLGVKSGEGFYSWGHGTKDLIVADRFKK comes from the coding sequence ATGATGAATGTTGCCGTTATTGGCTCGGGTACTATGGGCAATGGCATTGCCCACGTATTTGCCCAGCATGGTTTTTCCGTTGCCCTGATTGACATCAGCCAGCCCGCGCTGGACAAGGCCTTGACCACCATCGGCAAAAACCTGGACCGTCAGGTGGCCAAGGGCGGCCTCTCCGAAGACGATAAAACGGCCACCCTGGGCCGCATCACTACCTTTACCAGCGTGGCCGAAGGCGTGCAGAACGTGGAGCTGGTGGTAGAGGCCGCCACCGAAAACGTCGAGCTGAAGCTGCAGATCTTCCGCGACCTGGACCAGCACGCCCCTGCCGGCGCCATCCTGGCTTCCAACACTTCCTCGATTTCCATCACTAAGATTGCCGCCGTGACCAAGCGCGCCGACAAGGTCATTGGCATGCACTTCATGAACCCGGTGCCGGTGATGAAGCTGGTGGAGGTAATTCGCGGCTACGCGACTTCCGATGAGGTGACGAGCCGCATCATGGAGATTTCGCGGCAGCTGGGCAAGACGCCCACTGAGGTAAACGACTACCCCGGTTTCGTAGCCAACCGCATCCTAATGCCGATGATCAATGAGGCCATCATTACCCTGTTTGAGGGCGTGGCCGGCGTGGAGGAAATCGATACGGTGATGAAGCTGGGCATGGCCCACCCGATGGGCCCGCTGCAGCTGGCCGACTTTATCGGGCTGGACGTGTGCCTGGCCATCCTGCGGGTGCTGCACGAAGGCCTGGGCAACCCCAAATATGCCCCCTGCCCGCTGCTGGTCAACATGGTCATGGCCGGCCGCTTGGGCGTGAAGTCGGGCGAGGGGTTCTACTCCTGGGGCCACGGCACCAAGGACCTCATCGTGGCCGACCGGTTCAAGAAGTAA
- a CDS encoding lmo0937 family membrane protein, whose protein sequence is MGNLLYIIAVILIIIWALGFFGILGGGLANNSLIHVLLVIAIIAILLRVIRGGRVV, encoded by the coding sequence ATGGGAAATCTGCTCTATATCATCGCCGTCATTCTGATCATCATCTGGGCTCTGGGCTTCTTCGGCATTCTCGGCGGAGGTTTGGCCAACAATAGCCTGATTCACGTGCTGCTGGTAATTGCCATCATTGCCATCCTGTTGCGTGTTATCCGCGGCGGCCGCGTAGTGTAA
- a CDS encoding ABC-F family ATP-binding cassette domain-containing protein has translation MISTSNVSLRYGKRILFEDVTIKFLPGNVYGLIGANGAGKSTFLKILSGEIEPNTGSVDMPAGARLSVLRQDQFAYDQYPVLQTVIMGHTKLWKVMEEKDAIYAKADFSDADGERAALLEGEFADMEGWNADYEAAELLSGLGIGEDKHYTMMGDLGGSDKVRVLLAQALFGNPDVLLLDEPTNGLDAETVLWLENFLDSFQNTVIVVSHDRHFLDAVCNYMADLDFSKITMYPGNYSFWYESSQLALKQRQEVNKKTEDKRKELEEFVRRFSANASKSKQATSRQKLLQKLTLEEIKPSSRKYPYIAFKPEREAGNQLLTVENLSKSVEGQVVFRNVSFSLDKKDKVAIISRDDRAASLLFDILFEQIKADSGDMKWGTTITPSYFPRENAEFFDTDLNLVDWLRQYSTEKDESFIRGFLGRMLFSGEESQKKSNVLSGGEKVRCMLSKMMMESGNVLVLDDPTNHLDLESITALNNSLRDFQGTLLFSSHDLQFVETVANRIIELTPDGIIDRRMTYEEYLADDQIKALRQRKYQLVS, from the coding sequence ATGATCAGTACCTCCAACGTAAGCCTGCGCTACGGTAAGCGCATCCTGTTCGAAGACGTCACCATTAAATTCCTGCCCGGCAACGTGTACGGCCTTATTGGGGCCAACGGGGCCGGTAAATCCACCTTCCTGAAGATTCTCTCGGGCGAGATTGAGCCCAACACCGGCTCGGTCGACATGCCCGCCGGGGCCCGCCTCTCGGTGCTGCGCCAGGATCAGTTTGCCTACGACCAGTACCCGGTCCTCCAGACCGTGATTATGGGTCACACCAAGCTGTGGAAGGTGATGGAAGAGAAAGACGCCATCTACGCCAAAGCCGACTTCTCGGACGCCGACGGTGAGCGGGCCGCCCTGCTCGAAGGCGAGTTTGCCGACATGGAGGGCTGGAACGCCGACTACGAAGCGGCTGAACTGCTTTCGGGCCTGGGTATTGGTGAAGACAAGCATTACACGATGATGGGCGACCTGGGCGGCTCCGACAAAGTGCGGGTGCTGCTGGCTCAGGCTCTGTTTGGCAACCCCGACGTGCTGCTGCTCGACGAACCAACCAACGGCCTCGACGCCGAGACTGTGCTGTGGCTGGAAAACTTCCTCGACTCATTCCAGAACACGGTGATTGTGGTCAGCCACGACCGTCACTTCCTCGACGCAGTGTGTAACTACATGGCCGACCTGGACTTCTCGAAGATTACCATGTACCCCGGCAACTACTCGTTCTGGTACGAATCGAGCCAACTGGCACTGAAGCAGCGCCAGGAAGTAAATAAGAAGACCGAGGACAAGCGCAAGGAACTGGAAGAATTCGTGCGCCGCTTCTCGGCCAACGCCTCCAAGTCCAAGCAGGCTACTTCGCGCCAGAAGCTGCTGCAAAAGCTGACGCTGGAGGAAATCAAGCCGTCGTCGCGCAAGTACCCCTACATTGCCTTCAAGCCCGAGCGCGAAGCCGGCAACCAGCTGCTCACGGTCGAGAACCTGAGCAAGTCGGTGGAGGGCCAGGTGGTATTCCGTAACGTGTCCTTCTCGCTCGACAAGAAGGACAAGGTAGCCATCATCAGCCGCGACGACCGGGCCGCTTCCCTCCTCTTCGACATCCTGTTTGAGCAAATCAAAGCCGACTCGGGTGACATGAAGTGGGGCACGACCATTACCCCGTCGTATTTCCCGCGCGAAAATGCCGAGTTCTTCGACACCGACTTGAACTTGGTCGACTGGCTGCGGCAGTATTCTACGGAGAAAGACGAAAGCTTTATCCGGGGCTTTTTAGGTCGGATGCTGTTCTCGGGCGAGGAGTCGCAGAAGAAGTCGAACGTGCTCAGCGGGGGCGAAAAAGTACGCTGCATGCTCTCCAAAATGATGATGGAATCGGGCAACGTGCTCGTGCTCGACGACCCAACGAACCATCTCGACCTGGAAAGCATTACGGCTCTGAACAACAGCCTGCGCGACTTCCAGGGTACTTTGCTTTTCTCTTCGCACGACTTGCAGTTTGTCGAAACCGTGGCCAACCGCATCATCGAGCTCACGCCCGACGGCATCATTGACCGCCGCATGACCTACGAGGAGTATCTGGCCGATGACCAAATCAAGGCGTTGCGGCAGCGCAAATACCAACTCGTCTCTTAA
- a CDS encoding DUF4199 domain-containing protein, protein MNSANLTPEKNGFRYGLLTAGGMIVYFFLASLLHLTDRVEFSFLNGVVLAIGICMAISHYKSVRHDRMPYLHGFGTGIITSIVAAVVFGLFFVVYTVINPSIMNQLRARDLFGADLSVVIAFLAIMLQSVMSGVIISLVAMQYFKSPDHKPLEGIE, encoded by the coding sequence ATGAACAGTGCAAACCTCACCCCCGAAAAAAATGGATTCCGCTATGGGCTGCTGACGGCCGGTGGTATGATTGTTTATTTCTTCCTGGCCTCGCTGCTGCACCTCACCGACCGGGTTGAGTTTAGTTTTCTAAACGGCGTAGTTTTAGCCATCGGTATCTGCATGGCTATTTCGCACTACAAGAGCGTGCGCCACGACCGGATGCCTTACCTGCACGGCTTCGGCACGGGTATCATTACTTCTATCGTAGCTGCCGTGGTATTCGGGTTGTTCTTTGTCGTGTACACGGTTATCAATCCTTCCATCATGAACCAGCTGCGGGCCCGAGACTTGTTTGGCGCCGACCTGTCGGTAGTCATTGCATTTTTGGCCATTATGCTGCAAAGCGTGATGTCGGGCGTTATCATTTCGTTGGTTGCTATGCAGTACTTTAAGAGCCCCGACCACAAGCCGCTCGAAGGTATTGAGTAG
- a CDS encoding murein L,D-transpeptidase catalytic domain family protein, which translates to MPSAPASATDDPRNPQKITAAANAAARKAFYTAAFEQHMLLTYTQSGLTQSGLSMSVFRQALIGYYNLQQRGLASATKPLLTVIDFSRSSRLKRLWVIDLKKQRVLFNTLVAHGKNTGEEFAKAFSNVNGSEQSSIGFYLTGNTYTGKHGLSLKLQGLEPRYNSNAASRAVVVHGAEYVCEDFVRQHGRLGRSQGCPALPTDQAGSIIRTIKGGSVIYAHAPAAVNYTSSFLQLDPALTAFARTQGLAKL; encoded by the coding sequence ATGCCCTCCGCGCCGGCCTCGGCTACTGATGACCCGCGGAACCCCCAGAAAATCACGGCTGCGGCCAACGCCGCGGCCCGGAAAGCTTTTTATACCGCCGCTTTTGAGCAGCACATGCTGCTGACCTACACCCAGAGCGGGCTGACCCAGAGCGGCTTGTCGATGAGCGTGTTTCGGCAGGCTTTGATTGGCTACTACAACCTGCAGCAGCGGGGCCTGGCTTCGGCCACGAAGCCTTTGCTGACGGTCATCGACTTTAGCCGCTCCAGCCGCCTGAAGCGCCTGTGGGTGATTGATCTGAAAAAACAGCGGGTGTTGTTTAATACGTTGGTGGCTCACGGTAAAAACACCGGCGAGGAGTTTGCCAAAGCGTTTTCCAACGTAAACGGGTCGGAGCAGAGCAGCATCGGCTTTTACCTGACTGGCAACACTTACACTGGCAAGCATGGCCTCTCACTGAAGCTGCAGGGCCTGGAACCCCGCTACAACAGCAATGCCGCCAGCCGGGCCGTAGTGGTGCACGGGGCCGAGTACGTGTGCGAGGATTTCGTGCGGCAGCACGGCCGCTTGGGGCGTAGCCAGGGTTGCCCAGCCCTGCCTACCGACCAAGCTGGCAGCATCATTCGCACCATCAAGGGCGGCTCAGTGATTTACGCCCACGCCCCGGCTGCCGTCAACTATACGTCCTCGTTTTTGCAGTTGGACCCCGCTCTCACCGCCTTTGCCCGCACTCAGGGCTTAGCCAAGCTTTAA
- a CDS encoding M48 family metallopeptidase produces the protein MRGSIRYIIALVLAGFSFITYYCKRSTNEVTGEVQHVDMTAEQEIALGLQAAPEMAQQYGGLHPDRQAAARVEEIGQQLVRSTKASQTPYKFQFHLLADENTINAFALPGGQIFITAGLLKNLRTEGQVAGVLAHEIGHVVGRHSAEQVAKSNLTQGLTGAAAIAVYDPDRPSTAAAAAATAMVAKLVTMRFGREDELESDRLAVDFTAQAGYNPEAMIQVMQILEQTGGGSRTPEFMSTHPNPGNRIGEIQQAIAADFPQGLPAGLKP, from the coding sequence ATGAGAGGAAGCATTCGCTACATAATTGCCCTGGTTCTGGCCGGGTTTTCATTCATAACCTACTACTGCAAGCGCTCCACCAACGAAGTAACCGGGGAGGTGCAGCACGTCGATATGACGGCCGAGCAGGAAATAGCCCTGGGCTTACAAGCCGCCCCCGAAATGGCCCAGCAGTACGGTGGCCTGCATCCCGACCGGCAAGCTGCAGCCCGGGTCGAGGAAATCGGGCAGCAGCTCGTGCGCAGCACCAAGGCCAGTCAGACCCCCTACAAGTTCCAGTTTCATTTGCTGGCCGACGAAAACACGATTAACGCCTTTGCCCTGCCCGGCGGGCAGATTTTCATTACGGCGGGCTTGCTCAAAAACCTGCGGACTGAAGGACAGGTGGCCGGAGTATTGGCCCACGAAATTGGCCACGTAGTGGGTCGGCACTCGGCTGAGCAGGTAGCTAAATCCAACCTGACCCAGGGCCTGACCGGGGCCGCCGCCATTGCCGTCTACGACCCGGACCGCCCCAGCACGGCTGCGGCCGCGGCCGCCACGGCTATGGTTGCCAAACTCGTAACGATGCGCTTTGGCCGCGAAGACGAGCTGGAGTCCGACCGGTTAGCGGTGGACTTTACGGCCCAGGCCGGCTACAACCCCGAGGCTATGATTCAGGTAATGCAAATCCTGGAGCAAACCGGGGGCGGCAGCCGCACGCCGGAGTTTATGAGCACCCACCCTAACCCGGGGAACCGTATTGGGGAGATTCAGCAGGCCATTGCCGCCGACTTTCCGCAGGGACTACCCGCGGGCCTCAAGCCGTAG
- a CDS encoding diacylglycerol/lipid kinase family protein gives MAAPPILLRLLFVLNPISGDIDKSSLEDTITSFCRERGRTVTFFHTSGENDLTKLQRHIREHSYDAVFAAGGDGTVSLVAEALTETNLPLGILPLGSGNGLSKDLGIPQDQQEALHLIWDHQVRAIDTLRVGGTFCAHLADLGFNALVVERFCSGDTRGPGAYVRIAMQEYLGYEPAHYRIITDQETYEGPAFMVTVANANTFGSNVVINPDSRLDDGEFEICLIEPFPGTAALGILYQLYTDAFDESVYTRRLRCRRATIEVPGHDQVLVQVDGEPQQARLPLQVTIEPQSLRVLLPL, from the coding sequence ATGGCTGCCCCACCCATTTTACTCCGGCTGTTGTTTGTGTTGAATCCCATTTCGGGCGATATCGACAAGTCCTCACTGGAAGATACCATCACCAGCTTTTGCCGGGAACGAGGCCGCACCGTTACCTTTTTTCACACCTCCGGCGAGAATGACCTGACCAAGCTGCAGCGACATATCCGGGAGCATTCATACGATGCCGTATTTGCCGCCGGTGGCGACGGTACGGTCAGCCTGGTAGCCGAGGCCCTGACCGAAACCAACCTGCCGCTAGGCATACTTCCGCTGGGCTCGGGCAACGGTTTATCCAAGGACCTGGGCATTCCGCAGGATCAGCAGGAAGCCCTGCACCTGATCTGGGACCACCAGGTACGCGCCATCGATACCCTGCGCGTAGGCGGCACGTTCTGCGCCCACCTGGCCGATCTGGGTTTCAACGCGCTGGTCGTGGAGCGGTTCTGCAGCGGCGACACCCGCGGCCCGGGGGCCTACGTGCGGATTGCCATGCAGGAGTACCTGGGCTACGAGCCAGCCCATTACCGCATTATTACCGACCAGGAAACCTACGAGGGCCCTGCCTTTATGGTCACGGTGGCCAACGCCAACACGTTCGGCAGCAACGTAGTCATCAATCCGGACAGCCGGCTCGACGACGGGGAGTTTGAAATCTGCCTGATTGAGCCCTTTCCCGGTACCGCCGCGCTGGGTATTCTCTACCAGCTCTACACCGATGCCTTCGATGAATCGGTGTATACCCGGCGACTGCGCTGCCGCCGGGCCACCATTGAAGTGCCCGGCCACGACCAGGTACTAGTGCAGGTAGATGGAGAGCCGCAGCAAGCCAGGCTACCCCTGCAGGTCACGATTGAGCCCCAGAGTCTGCGGGTGCTGCTGCCGCTGTAG
- a CDS encoding metallophosphoesterase — MVTVAQLVYFTLALVAGLALWLLYRFSLERRYRRQPFVAPAEAGWASQTPQTGQLRHRLALVGDLGAVATDGQDPVLNLLQHWLGEAGAESSVVLLGDNVYPTGIPAPTHPGRAAAEKRLNTQLDAFQQYAGRVIFLSGNHDWNKGRPDGYQYLLRQEAYVLEHLPAAHYLPAKGCPGPVTLQLAEGLLLVVLNTQWWVQNGPRPLGPEFGCTVSNSKEPFAQLQEILEHNRHQQIVVAGHHPLYSNAMHGGKFTTKQHLFPLTAAHKKAYVPLPIIGSLFPAYRKLIGAAEDMAHPRYRKMRRRLLRVLHQFPNIIYAAGHDHNLQYFHYRQGHFLVSGSGSKTAFVQPGGKATFTHEHKGFFALEFYQGGEVWLRTYEPGTSAAEPLAAEVFRKQLVPAAPPAPTAAAAPADSGAQS, encoded by the coding sequence TTGGTTACCGTAGCCCAACTCGTATATTTTACCCTGGCCCTGGTGGCCGGCCTGGCCCTTTGGCTGCTATACCGCTTCAGCCTGGAGCGGCGCTACCGACGGCAGCCTTTCGTGGCGCCTGCGGAGGCCGGCTGGGCCAGCCAGACGCCCCAAACTGGCCAGTTACGCCACCGCCTGGCCCTGGTCGGCGACCTGGGCGCGGTGGCCACCGACGGGCAGGACCCGGTGCTCAACCTGCTGCAGCACTGGCTTGGGGAGGCCGGGGCCGAGAGCAGCGTGGTCCTTCTGGGCGACAATGTGTACCCAACCGGTATTCCGGCTCCTACGCACCCGGGGCGGGCGGCGGCAGAAAAACGGCTCAATACCCAGCTCGACGCCTTTCAGCAGTATGCCGGCCGGGTTATTTTCCTCAGCGGCAACCACGACTGGAACAAAGGACGTCCCGACGGTTACCAGTACCTGCTGCGGCAGGAAGCTTACGTGCTGGAGCATCTACCCGCCGCACATTACCTGCCCGCCAAAGGCTGCCCGGGCCCGGTTACGCTGCAGCTGGCCGAGGGCTTGCTACTAGTCGTGCTCAATACGCAGTGGTGGGTGCAAAACGGCCCGCGGCCCCTGGGGCCCGAGTTTGGCTGCACGGTGAGTAATTCAAAGGAGCCCTTTGCGCAATTGCAGGAAATTCTGGAGCACAACCGCCACCAGCAGATAGTAGTGGCCGGACATCACCCCTTGTACTCGAATGCCATGCACGGGGGTAAATTCACGACCAAACAGCACTTGTTTCCCCTAACGGCGGCCCACAAAAAAGCCTACGTGCCGCTGCCTATCATCGGCTCCCTGTTTCCGGCGTACCGCAAGCTCATCGGGGCGGCCGAGGACATGGCCCACCCGCGCTACCGCAAGATGCGCCGCCGCCTGCTGCGGGTGCTACACCAGTTCCCCAATATTATTTACGCCGCCGGCCACGACCACAACCTGCAGTACTTCCACTACCGGCAAGGCCACTTTCTGGTGAGCGGCTCGGGTAGCAAAACGGCTTTCGTGCAGCCAGGCGGCAAAGCCACATTTACCCACGAGCACAAGGGGTTTTTCGCCCTGGAATTTTACCAGGGTGGCGAAGTCTGGCTGCGCACCTACGAGCCCGGCACCAGCGCCGCTGAGCCCCTAGCGGCCGAAGTGTTCCGCAAGCAACTGGTGCCTGCAGCCCCACCGGCTCCTACAGCGGCAGCAGCACCCGCAGACTCTGGGGCTCAATCGTGA
- a CDS encoding LON peptidase substrate-binding domain-containing protein, producing the protein MPRLLALFPLNLVVFPGEKLNLHIFEPRYRQLVHDCVETGVTFGIPPYLNDGVSELGTEMRLVGIDKQYENGEMDIRTKAVGVFRIREFHRQAPGKLYAAGTVEDIADDPDQDAALKTRITEYVQQLYTALGLRKLFVELPPTYRIYDVAHNLGLTTEQEYQLLATTSELERQEIVLEHLENILPVIMETERLKDRARLNGHFKNLTPPNF; encoded by the coding sequence ATGCCCCGACTCCTAGCCCTGTTTCCCCTGAACCTGGTCGTCTTTCCCGGCGAAAAACTCAACCTGCACATCTTCGAGCCCCGCTACCGGCAGCTGGTACACGACTGCGTGGAAACTGGCGTCACGTTTGGCATTCCGCCCTACCTCAACGATGGGGTCAGCGAGTTGGGCACCGAAATGCGGCTGGTGGGCATCGACAAACAGTACGAAAACGGAGAAATGGACATCCGCACCAAGGCGGTGGGCGTGTTTCGTATCCGGGAATTCCATCGACAGGCTCCCGGCAAACTGTACGCGGCCGGCACGGTCGAGGATATTGCCGATGACCCCGACCAGGATGCGGCCCTCAAAACGCGCATCACCGAGTACGTACAGCAGCTCTATACGGCCCTGGGTCTGCGCAAGCTCTTCGTGGAGTTGCCTCCCACTTACCGCATCTACGACGTGGCCCACAACCTGGGCCTGACCACCGAGCAGGAATACCAGTTGCTGGCGACTACCAGTGAGCTGGAACGGCAGGAAATCGTGCTGGAACACTTGGAAAACATCCTGCCCGTCATCATGGAAACTGAGCGGCTCAAGGACCGCGCCCGGCTCAACGGCCACTTCAAAAACCTGACGCCCCCGAACTTCTAA